A window of Sagittula sp. P11 genomic DNA:
CACGCCGCCTCAGTGGACCCGCCTGCGCGCACGGGCGTGGCTTCGCCGGGTCAGAGCACGACGGCCAGCCCCAGGTAGGTGCCAAGCTCGCCCAGCAGCGCCGCGCCGCCGAGGATTTCCGTGGTCCGCCCCCCCAACCGCCTGAGCGCGAAGATCCGGAACGCCTGCCCCAGCGCGATGGCACCAATAGCTGCGGCGACACCGGCCCAGGCACCAGCCACGAACTCCAGCGCCAGCACGGCCAGTATCGTGCCCGCCAGCGCGACGCGGTAGCCGTCGGGCGTCACCCCGGGCAGCAGCACCTCCATCCCTCGCCTGCGGGCGGAGACGGTGCTTGCCGCGGTGTGCACCGCCGCCATGCGCCCCAGCCCCATCCCGGCAATCAGCGCCACCGCCGCCACGCCCGGCGTGAAGGACACCAGCAGGACCACCTTCAGCGCCAGCGTCAGGCCGACAGCCAGCGCGCCGCGGGGCCCCCCGCCCCGCGCCATGCGCGCCAGCACCGCGTCCCGGCCCGTCTCTCCGGCCAGCGCCTCCACCGCGACGGAAAGTCCCATCTCGTCGCGCACGCCGCTCAGCAGCAGCACCGCGACCACGGCCACGAGCACGGCCGCCGCCTCCGGCAGGACCTGCGCCGCCAGCCACAGCACCGCCGCCCCGGCGCAGCCGACCAGCGCACCGATCACCGGGTGATACTTGACCGAGCGCACCAGCAGGTCCTCCGACACGTCTCCGCCCGCCGGGGGCACGAGCCGCGTGACCTCCCCCAGTGCCAGCCTGAACAGTTCGGCCTCCAGCCGCAGCGTGTCCTTCATGTGCCCTGCCTCGAACCCCTTTCCGGCCAAGCATATCCCCGCCCGTCCGGCGCATGAAGCCGCATTTCCCCCTTGACCCCAACATCCAACCTGCCAAAGACAGGCAACATGGCCATGGCGAAGCTGACAATCGACCTGGGCGCCCTGCGCGCCAACTGGACCGCCCTCGCCGCCCTGTCGGAGGGCGAGACGGGCGCCGTCGTCAAGGCGGACGCCTATGGCCTCGGTGCCGAGAAATGCGTGCCCGTTCTGGCCGCCGCCGGGGCGCGGACCTTCTTCGTGGCCGTCGCCGAGGAAGGCGCACGGCTGCGCCGCATCCTCGGCCCCGGCCCCGAGATCTGCGTGTTCTCCGGCCACATGCCCGGCGACCGCGACATGATCCGCGATGCCGACCTCGTGCCGATGATCAACTCCATCGACCAGATGCTGATGCACGTCGAAGGGCTGCCCGCCCATCCCTTCGGCATCCAGCTCGACAGCGGCATGAACCGCCTCGGGATGGAACCGGCGGAGTGGTCCGCCCTGCGCGATATCGCCCTCGCCCAGCACCCGCGGCTGGTGATGAGCCACCTCGCCTGCGCCGACGAGCCCGATCACCCGATGAATGCCCGCCAGCTGGCAGCCTTCCGCGAAATGACCGACGGCATCGACGCGCCGCGCTCCTTCGCGGCGACGGGCGGCATCCTGCTGGGGCCGGACTACCACTTCGACATGACGCGCCCTGGAGTGGGCCTCTACGGCGGCCTGCCCTTCGTCGACGCGCAGCCGGTCGTCAGCCTCGAGATCCCGGTGATCCAGACGCGCGACGTGTTGCCCGGCGAAACCGTCGGCTACGGCAACTCCTGGACCGCCGCCGCGCCGACCCGCGTCGCGACCATCGCCGGCGGCTATGCCGACGGCATCCACCGCGCCATGGGACCCGCCGCCCACGTCTGGGCCGGCGAGACGCGCTGCAAGATCCTCGGCCGCATCTCCATGGACCTGATCGCCGTCGACGTGACCGGCCTCGGCGAAGTGCCGGACCATGTCGAACTCATCGGCCTGCACCAGGGGATCGACACCCTCGCGGACTGGGCCGGCACCATCGGCTACGAGGTGCTCACCTCCTTCGGCGCGCGCTACGACCGCAGCTATACCGGCGCATGACGCTGCTGGCCCCCCTCGGCTGGCTGGGCCGCGCCCTGCTGCATTGGCTGGCCGCCATCGGCCGGGTCACGCGCTTCGGCCTCACTGCGCTCAGCCACACCGTCCGCCCCCCCTTCTACGCGGGCGAATTCGGCGCCGCGCTGATGAACGTGGGCTGGCTGTCGCTGCCGGTCGTGGGTCTCACCGCCGTCTTCACCGGCGCCGCACTCGCCCTGCAGATCTATTCCGGCGGCGCCCGCTTCAACGCCGAGGCCGTGGTGCCGCAGATCGTCGCCATCGGCATGGTGCGCGAACTGGGGCCGGTGCTGGTAGGCCTGATGATCGCCGCCCGCGTGACCTCCTCCATCGCAGCCGAGATCGCCACCATGAAGGTGACCGAACAGATCGACGCGCTCACGACCCTCTCCACCAACCCGATGAAATACCTCGTGGCGCCGCGCTTGCTCGCCGCACTGCTGGTGGTGCCCGCCCTCGTAGGCATCGGCGACGTGATCGGCATCTTCGGCGGCTACGCGGTGGCCACCGGCAGCCTCGGATTCAACGCCGCCGCCTACCTGAAGAACACCGTGGATTTCCTCGAACCGCTGGACGTGGTCTCGAGCCTCGTCAAGGGCTGCGCCTTCGGCGGCATCGCGGCGCTCATGGGCTGCTACTTCGGCATGATGTCGGGCCGCGGCGCACAGGGCGTGGGCCGCGCCACCAAGGGCAGCGTGGAGGCCGCCGCCGTCCTGATCCTCGCCGCCAACTTCCTGCTGACCGGCGCCTTCTTCTCGCTATGACCCTCGCGCCCGCCTCCACTCCAGAGACCCACCCCGCCATGCCGGGCGCGTCCTGCCGTTTCTCCGCTTTCGAAATACTCACTCCGACGGCTGACGGTCCCGCAACGCACGGGGGCATACGATGATCGCTCTCAACGGCGTCACCAAGTCCTTCGGCCAGAACCATGTCCTGCAGGGCGTCGACCTTGAGATCGCGCAGGGCACCTCCATGGTGATCATCGGCGGCTCCGGCACCGGCAAGTCGGTGTTGCTGAAATGTATCCTGGGCCTCGTCACGCCCGATGCAGGCACGATCACGCTCGACGGGCAGGACGTGACGACGCAGGACCGCGACGCCTTCCTCGCCCGCTTCGGCATGCTGTTCCAGGGCGGCGCGCTCTTCGATTCACTCACCGTCTGGCAGAACGTCGCCTTCCGCCTGCTCCGCGGCAGCCTCGCCCGGCCAAAGGCCGAGGCCCGCGAGATCGCCATCGAGAAACTGCGCCGCGTCGGCCTGACGCCCGATGTGGCCGACCGTTTCCCGGCCGAACTGTCGGGCGGCATGCAGAAACGCGTGGGTCTCGCGCGCGCCATCGCCGCAGAGCCCGAGATCATCTTCTTCGACGAACCGACCACAGGGCTCGACCCGATCATGGCCGGGGTTATCAACGACCTGATCCGCGAGATCGTGACCGAGATGGGCGCAACCGCCATGACGATCACCCACGACATGACCTCCGTCCGGGCGATTGCCGACAATGTCGCCATGCTCCATGGCGGCACCATCCGCTGGACCGGACCGGTGACCGAGCTCGACCGCTCCGGCGACGCCCATGTGGACCAGTTCATCCACGGCCGCGCCACCGGGCCGATCGCGGCGGTGCGCTGACACACGCGGGGACCCGCGTGACACCACGGAACGGATTGATTTTCTTCGGCCCATGGTGTCAATGCAGGCCGACCGCCACCACCGCCCGGGAGACCTCATGAACAGCCTCCTCCAGCCCGACCCGGTGCTGCTCGGGTTCCTGTTCTTCAACAAGTTCATCTATCTCGAGGTCCTCGCCCTCCTGGCGCTGATCCGCGTGATCGCCGGGCGCGGCCTTGCCCGCTGGCCCGCGCTCATGACACTGGTGCTCTGCCTCGGCGGCATCGCCACGGTCTTCGCGCCCGCGCTCGGCCTGAACGAGGGCCCGCTTTACGTCACAGCCGCGCAGATGATGGCGGGCGGCGGCGGAATGGCGCCCCTGCTCGTTCCCTCCGCGATCTTCCTGATCTGCTCCATCACCCCCCGCGCCCGCTGGCGGATCATCGACGTGCTGCACCTGCTGATGCTGGCCGGCCTGCTTGTGGTGTGGTGGTGGGTCTCCTGACCAAACTGACCGAAGGCAGGCGGCGCAGAGCCCCGCCATACACACCCATGCGCTACGTGAACCTCGCCTTCCTCGTTCTCTACCCGCTCTCGTGGTTCGCCCCGCTCCTGCGCGCCGGGCTGCTGCCGCTCTTCGGCATGTCCGAGATCTCGGTGATTTCCGGCCTGAGGTCGCTCTGGCAGACCGACATCTTCCTTGCGCTTGTCGTGACCCTGTTCGCTCTTGTCGCGCCGATGCTGAAGACGCTCGGTCTCGCACTCCTTCAGTTCGACGTACTCGACCGGCGCGCCCTGCCGGCGCTCAACCTGCTCGGCAAGTTCGCCATGGCCGACATCTTCCTGATCGCGCTCTACGTCACCCTCGCCAAGGGCCTGGGCGTCGGGAGGGTGGAAACCGCCTGGGGTCTCTACTTCTTCACCGCACTGATCCTCGGCTCCATCGTGCTGGGCGCGCTCGAGGCTCGTCGCACCCAAGGGGCTTAGGCCCCCTGACGCGGCCCGACCCGCGCAGACCATTGGCCGGCTTCCCCCGGAGGTACTCAGCCAGGGCGAGTACAAGGACCTCCGTCCTTCATCCTGGGCCTACTGTACTCGGGCGGCGCAGGGCGCCCCCCGCCAGCGAGGCGAAACCGTTCCCTTCCGCCGCGATCCCCGTTACATACGCGCTTCCGATCCCAGCGGAGGTTATTCATGGCAAAGGCCGTCAGCCGATTCGTCTGCCAGTCCTGCGGCAACGTCACGACCAAGTGGGCAGGCCGATGCGAGGCCTGCGGCGAGTGGAACTGCATCCAGGAAGAAAAGCCGCTGTCGCAGGGCCCCGCCGGGAAGACCCTTGGCCAGTCGCGCGGGCGTGCCGTCCAGCTCTCCGATCTGTCCAGCAAGGAAGCACCGCCGCCGCGCACCGCCTGCAAGCTCGACGAGCTTGACCGTGTGCTGGGCGGCGGCCTCGTGCCCGCCTCTGCCGTGCTGGTGGGGGGCGATCCGGGGATCGGGAAATCGACCCTCCTGCTGCAGGCCGCCGCGGCCTTTGCCAACGCCGGGCTGAAGGTCATCTACATTTCGGGCGAGGAAGCCTCGGCCCAGGTCAGGCTGCGTGCGCAGCGCCTCAACCTTGCCGAGGCGCCCGTCCGGCTCGCCACGGAGACCAACCTTCGCGACATCCTCACGACGCTGGACAAGGAACGTCCCGACCTCGCCATCGTCGACTCGATCCAGACCATGTGGGCCGACAACGTCGATTCCTCGCCGGGCTCCGTGTCCCAGGTCCGGGCCGCGGCGCACGAACTGACGACATTCGCCAAGCGCACCGGTTCTGCCGTGATGATGGTCGGCCACGTCACCAAGGACGGACAGCTCGCCGGCCCGCGCGTGGTGGAACACATGGTCGACACGGTGCTGTATTTCGAGGGCGAGCGCGGCCACCAGTTCCGCATACTGCGCTCCGTCAAGAACCGCTTCGGCCCGGCGGACGAGATCGGCGTCTTCGAGATGACCGGCGGCGGGCTGGCGGAGGTGCCGAACCCCTCTGCCCTGTTCCTGGCCGAACGCGGAGAGCCCTCGCCCGGCTCGGTGGTCTTTGCCGGGATCGAGGGCACGCGCCCCGTGCTGGTGGAGTTCCAGGCCCTCGTTGCCCCCTCGCCCCACAGCCAGCCGCGCCGGTCGGTCGTCGGCTGGGACGGCAGCCGGCTGGCGATGATTCTCGCCGTGCTCGAATCGCGGGTCGGCATCCCGTTTGCGGGGCTCGACGTATACCTCAACGTCGCGGGCGGCATGCGCGTGGGCGAACCCGCCGCCGATCTGGCTGTGGCCGCTGCGCTACTTTCCGCCCGCGAGGACGCAGCGCTGCCGCGCGAGACTGTCGTTTTCGGCGAAATCAGCCTATCGGGGGCGTTACGTCCGGTGGGTCAGACCGAAAATCGCTTGAAAGAAGCCGCCAAACTTGGTTTCTCCACCGCGATCCTGCCTTCGGGCGGCAAGGCGCAGGGTGGCCCATCCGTCAAGCTGACGCAGATGGCCGACCTGACCGGCTTTGTAGGAGAGGTCTTCGGCGCCGGATGAACCGGGCCGGCAGGCACACACGGGAAAAGAACGCGAAGAGGCAGGCCCATGGAAGGATTTACGATCGTCGACGGTATCGTGGCGGCCATCGTCGTGATGTCGGCGCTGCTGGCCTATTCGCGCGGGCTCGTGCGGGAGGCCATGGCCATCGTCGGCTGGATCGTCGCGGCCATCCTCGCCTTCATGTTCGCGGCCCAGGTGCAGCCGCTGGTCAAGGAGCTTCCCGTCGTCGGCGAATTCCTGTCCGACAGCTGCGAATTGTCGATCATCGCCGCCTTCGCCGCCGTGTTCACCGTGGCCCTGCTGCTCGTGTCGCTGTTCACGCCGCTCTTCTCCTCGCTGATCCAGCGCTCCGCGCTTGGCGGGCTCGACCAGGCGCTCGGGTTCTTCTTCGGTGTGGCGCGGGGCATCCTCCTCGTGGCCATCGCCTTCTTCGTCTACGAAACCGTCATCACCGCGCAGGACGTGGCGATGATCGACGACAGCCGTTCCGCCGCCGTCTTCAGCCAGTTCAGCGGCAGGATCGAAGAACAGAACCCCGAGCAGGCGCTTGGCTGGATCACCGCCCAGTACGAGCAGCTCGTGGGCGTCTGCGACGCGCCGACGTAAGCCGTGCCGCCTGTGACCGCGACAGACTTGCAGTCCGGCTGGCAGGCACACTGGCACGACATCCTCGACAACCACCCCGAGGCCACGGAACAGCGGCCGGATCCGCTGCCGCCCTTAGACCGCGATTTCCGCCTGCATTTCGGCATCTGGCGCCTGCCCGCTGCTGCCCGCGCCGCGGCCTTCGCCCCCCTGCCGGAAGGCGCGGCACTGGGAGAGCGGGCCGCGCTCTGGCCGCTCGATCTACGCAGACTGCCCCGAAACGAGGCACATGCGCTGCTTCAGGCGGCGGTGGCGGGGCTCCGCCTGTTCGGCCTCGAAGCGCCCGAAAGCGATGCCCCGATCCTTTTCGAGACACCCTTCCCCGAAGCCCTGGACGGCACGGACGCGCCCACGATCAACATGGACGATGCACTCTGGAACATGGCCGCGGCCCGCTCTCCGGCGCACGAAGCGGCGCTGGCCTTCCTGTCAGAGCCGCTCTACCGCGCCGCGGACAGCTACGACGTGGCACACTGGCTGATGTGGCCACTGGTCGCACCTGCCGATGCGCCCGACGTCTACCACCCCTTCGCCCTGCTCCGCGCGGGGGGCTGGGCGACCGGATGGCGCAGCGACGGGACCCTTCTGCTGGTTGAAACCGACATTTCTCACGCATAGTTTTGTGATCCTTCCGTGACACTTCACCGCCAAGCCCGTATGAGGGGCGCGAACAGCCCCGGATTCGGAGACACCATGTCCGACGCCACCTTCTTTCCAGCCAACCCATTCGACGCCGGAGACGACAAGCTGCACGAAGAGTGCGGCGTGTTCGGCGTGGTGGGCGTGACCGATGCCGCCAACTTCGTGGCGCTCGGCCTGCACGCCCTCCAGCACCGCGGACAGGAGGCAGGCGGCATCGTCTCCTACCATCCGGAAACCGGGTTCAACTCGGCGCGGCGCTTCGGCTACGTCCGCGACAACTTCACCCGTCAGTCGCTGATGGACACGCTGCCGGGGCAACTCGCAATCGGCCACGTGCGCTACTCCACCGCCGGATCGAAGTCCGCCGCCATCCGCGACGTGCAGCCCTTCTTCGGCGAGTTTTCCATGGGCGGCGCGGCCATAGCGCACAACGGCAACATCACCAACGCCGACGCGCTCCGCCGCGAACTGATCGAGCGTGGCTCGATCTTCCAGTCCTCCTCCGACAGCGAATGCATCATCCACCTGATGGCCCGCTCGCTCCAGCGCGACATCCCCGCCCGGATGGAAGACGCGCTGCGCCGGGTCGAGGGTGCGTTCTCCGTCGTCGCCATGACCCGCACCAAGCTGATCGGCGTGCGCGATCCGCTGGGCGTGCGGCCGCTTGTCCTCGGCAAGGTGGCGGACGGCTGGGTCCTGTCGTCGGAAACCTGCGCGCTGGACATCATCGGCGCAGAATACGTGCGCGAGATCGACCCGGGCGAGATGGTCGTGATCACCGCCGATAAGGGCGTCGAATCGATCCGCCCCTTCCGCCCGGCCAAATCGCGCTTCTGCATCTTCGAACACGTCTACTTCTCGCGCCCCGATTCGATCATCGGCAACCGCTCGGTCTACGAGACGCGCCGCCAGATCGGCGTGGAACTGGCCCGCGAGACCCCGGTGGAGGCGGATCTGGTCTGTCCCGTCCCGGACAGCGGCACCCCGGCGGCCATCGGCTTCGCCGCCGAATCCGGCATCCCGTACGGCATGGGCATCGTGCGCAACCAGTACATGGGCCGCACCTTCATCGAGCCGACCGAACAGATCCGCAACATGGGCGTCCGGCTGAAGCTGAACGTCAACCGCGCGCTGATCCAGGGCAAGAAGGTGATCCTCGTCGACGATTCCGTCGTTCGCGGCACCACCTCCCGCAAGATCAAGGAGATGATCCTCGATGCGGGCGCGGCCGAAGTCCACTTCCGCATCGCCTCGCCGCCGACCGCCTGGCCGTGCTTCTACGGCGTGGACACACCGCAGCGCGAGAAGCTTTTGGCCGCGACCATGTCGGAGGACGAGATGCGCGACCACCTCGGCGTCGACAGCCTGAAGTTCATCTCGCTCGACGGCCTCTACCGTGCCGTGGGAGAGGCCGAAGGCCGCAACGCCAAGTGCCCGCAGTACTGCGACGCCTGCTTCTCCGGCGAATACCCGGTGGAACCGGCAGACATGCTACAGAAGGGCTTCAAGATGAAGGCGGCCGAATAGGTCAGCAATAGCCGTCGGATCCGGATGCAGACGACATCCGGACCGGCGCTCCCTAAACGGGCCTACGGCCAGCGGTGGCCAGAAAGGCCGAAACACAAATCCGCCGCGCGCTCAACCATACGCGTCGCCGCAAACCCGTCCAAAGCGCCCCGCGCCTCTCCCTCATCACCGTCGGTGCTGCCGACAAGGCGCGCCGCCGTGCCAATCGCACCGCCATCCGGCCCGCGGTCGCCCCCCCCGCTTCTCTGCTGCAAGAATACTCCCGCCGGAGGCGTCCCGCCCGCTCCAGACGCGCAACGCCCCGGCCCACAGCCCACGAGGCCCGCCCATGTCCCTCCTCGCCCTCGACGCCCGCTGGCGCCGCCTCAACGATCCCGACCGCGCCTGCCCGTGCTGCGGCCGCACCTTCGGCGGGGTCTTCGACATCGGTTTCGAAGAGCCGGAGGACTGGCCGCATGCGCCGCGCATCGACGACGATGTCACCGTCGGGAACGACCGCCTCACCGCCGAACTCTGCCGCATCGACAGCCGCCACTTTCTGCGCGCCGTTCTGCCTCTGCCGATCCGCGGAGCCGATGAAACCTTCCACTTCGGCCTCTGGGTCGAGGTCTCGGCAGAAACCTTCCACGAATACGTCGCCACCTTCGACACCCCTCGACCGTTTGCAAACGAAGGACTGACCGCCAACACCCTCCCCGGGTTCGAGGATGAAACCGGGACAGCCGTCACCCTGACGGCCTCTGACGCCAGCCAGCGCCCCGTGGCCACCGCCACGGATGGCCCTCTGGCCGAGGCTCAGGCGCAGGGAATCGGCTTCGACGACCTGCTCGACATCTACGCCGCCTCCGGAAACGACATCCGCCCGCACCTGACGGCCTGACCCCGGCGCCCCTACGCCTCCAAAACGCGGCGCAGATCCGCCGAGGCGCCCGGACGGGTTGGCGGGCGGGCGCCTTCGGCCAGAGGCCGAACAGTCCCGCCAAGCCGATCCGGCAAGCTTGTGCCCATGTCGCACCCCCTTCCGGCAACCCGCCGCACAGCGCCTTCAGCCCCGCTTTCGCAGGCCACGAAGCCCGTGTACGCGCGCCTCTCCACTCAGAGGAGACGCTGACATGGCACAGGAACAGTCATCGCAGAAGGTCGCACAGTTCGCCACGCAGCAGGCGTCGGGCAGCCTGGACGCGCTCATCCTGCTCGGCACCTTCGGGTCCGGCGAACGGCCGCGCGCCCTCGTGCGCACGCCGGACGGCAAGGTCGTCGAACTCAAGGTCGGCGACCGCATCGGCCGCGACCCGATCATCGCGATCGAGGACGGGCGCCTCGCGCTCTCGGGCAATGGCCGCACCCGCTGGATGACCCAGCCGGTCGTGCAGTGATCATTCCACCTCGACCTCGTTGCGCACCTGCCCCCAGACCAGCAGCGTGAAGACGGCGGTTCCGCCGGCCACGTTGCCCGCCAGAACCGGCAGGAAATAGACCAGGGCCGCGTCGGCGAAGCGCATTTCGCCGACCCACACCAAGAGGCCCGCCTCGACCGATCCGGCGATCACATGGGCGAAACCGGCGGCGGTGATCAGCCAGGTCAGCACCATGACCACGAAGAAAGACCCGCCGTTGCGTGTCGCGGGCAGGATCCACACCAGCGCCGCGATGATCAGACCGGCGGGCATCGCGCGGACGAAGTTCTGCGTCGCCGTTCCCTCGACGGCATGATGCGACACGGCGATCAGCGCCTCCATCACATCGGGCTGCACGACGAATGGCAGCGTCAGGAAGCCGGAAGCCACCACGCAGCCGACGATATTGGCGCAGAGCACCACGGCCCAGAGCCGCAACAGCTTCAAGAGGCATGTGAGGGAGCGGTCTGCCACAACC
This region includes:
- a CDS encoding ABC transporter ATP-binding protein; amino-acid sequence: MIALNGVTKSFGQNHVLQGVDLEIAQGTSMVIIGGSGTGKSVLLKCILGLVTPDAGTITLDGQDVTTQDRDAFLARFGMLFQGGALFDSLTVWQNVAFRLLRGSLARPKAEAREIAIEKLRRVGLTPDVADRFPAELSGGMQKRVGLARAIAAEPEIIFFDEPTTGLDPIMAGVINDLIREIVTEMGATAMTITHDMTSVRAIADNVAMLHGGTIRWTGPVTELDRSGDAHVDQFIHGRATGPIAAVR
- the radA gene encoding DNA repair protein RadA — its product is MAKAVSRFVCQSCGNVTTKWAGRCEACGEWNCIQEEKPLSQGPAGKTLGQSRGRAVQLSDLSSKEAPPPRTACKLDELDRVLGGGLVPASAVLVGGDPGIGKSTLLLQAAAAFANAGLKVIYISGEEASAQVRLRAQRLNLAEAPVRLATETNLRDILTTLDKERPDLAIVDSIQTMWADNVDSSPGSVSQVRAAAHELTTFAKRTGSAVMMVGHVTKDGQLAGPRVVEHMVDTVLYFEGERGHQFRILRSVKNRFGPADEIGVFEMTGGGLAEVPNPSALFLAERGEPSPGSVVFAGIEGTRPVLVEFQALVAPSPHSQPRRSVVGWDGSRLAMILAVLESRVGIPFAGLDVYLNVAGGMRVGEPAADLAVAAALLSAREDAALPRETVVFGEISLSGALRPVGQTENRLKEAAKLGFSTAILPSGGKAQGGPSVKLTQMADLTGFVGEVFGAG
- a CDS encoding pilus assembly protein PilP, encoding MAQEQSSQKVAQFATQQASGSLDALILLGTFGSGERPRALVRTPDGKVVELKVGDRIGRDPIIAIEDGRLALSGNGRTRWMTQPVVQ
- a CDS encoding ABC transporter permease; protein product: MTLLAPLGWLGRALLHWLAAIGRVTRFGLTALSHTVRPPFYAGEFGAALMNVGWLSLPVVGLTAVFTGAALALQIYSGGARFNAEAVVPQIVAIGMVRELGPVLVGLMIAARVTSSIAAEIATMKVTEQIDALTTLSTNPMKYLVAPRLLAALLVVPALVGIGDVIGIFGGYAVATGSLGFNAAAYLKNTVDFLEPLDVVSSLVKGCAFGGIAALMGCYFGMMSGRGAQGVGRATKGSVEAAAVLILAANFLLTGAFFSL
- a CDS encoding CvpA family protein, which produces MEGFTIVDGIVAAIVVMSALLAYSRGLVREAMAIVGWIVAAILAFMFAAQVQPLVKELPVVGEFLSDSCELSIIAAFAAVFTVALLLVSLFTPLFSSLIQRSALGGLDQALGFFFGVARGILLVAIAFFVYETVITAQDVAMIDDSRSAAVFSQFSGRIEEQNPEQALGWITAQYEQLVGVCDAPT
- a CDS encoding formate/nitrite transporter family protein, with product MTAPRRGETPDQHQDLDPEAEQEAVRSHSDESHVTEASRLSARLIYEVIRRDGDEELQRPVASLVWSGLAAGVLISLSVLTQAVLKSRLPEADWALLVEGLGYSVGFMVVIFGRMQLFTENTITTVLPVVADRSLTCLLKLLRLWAVVLCANIVGCVVASGFLTLPFVVQPDVMEALIAVSHHAVEGTATQNFVRAMPAGLIIAALVWILPATRNGGSFFVVMVLTWLITAAGFAHVIAGSVEAGLLVWVGEMRFADAALVYFLPVLAGNVAGGTAVFTLLVWGQVRNEVEVE
- the purF gene encoding amidophosphoribosyltransferase, which produces MSDATFFPANPFDAGDDKLHEECGVFGVVGVTDAANFVALGLHALQHRGQEAGGIVSYHPETGFNSARRFGYVRDNFTRQSLMDTLPGQLAIGHVRYSTAGSKSAAIRDVQPFFGEFSMGGAAIAHNGNITNADALRRELIERGSIFQSSSDSECIIHLMARSLQRDIPARMEDALRRVEGAFSVVAMTRTKLIGVRDPLGVRPLVLGKVADGWVLSSETCALDIIGAEYVREIDPGEMVVITADKGVESIRPFRPAKSRFCIFEHVYFSRPDSIIGNRSVYETRRQIGVELARETPVEADLVCPVPDSGTPAAIGFAAESGIPYGMGIVRNQYMGRTFIEPTEQIRNMGVRLKLNVNRALIQGKKVILVDDSVVRGTTSRKIKEMILDAGAAEVHFRIASPPTAWPCFYGVDTPQREKLLAATMSEDEMRDHLGVDSLKFISLDGLYRAVGEAEGRNAKCPQYCDACFSGEYPVEPADMLQKGFKMKAAE
- the alr gene encoding alanine racemase, whose product is MAMAKLTIDLGALRANWTALAALSEGETGAVVKADAYGLGAEKCVPVLAAAGARTFFVAVAEEGARLRRILGPGPEICVFSGHMPGDRDMIRDADLVPMINSIDQMLMHVEGLPAHPFGIQLDSGMNRLGMEPAEWSALRDIALAQHPRLVMSHLACADEPDHPMNARQLAAFREMTDGIDAPRSFAATGGILLGPDYHFDMTRPGVGLYGGLPFVDAQPVVSLEIPVIQTRDVLPGETVGYGNSWTAAAPTRVATIAGGYADGIHRAMGPAAHVWAGETRCKILGRISMDLIAVDVTGLGEVPDHVELIGLHQGIDTLADWAGTIGYEVLTSFGARYDRSYTGA
- a CDS encoding DUF2199 domain-containing protein, encoding MSLLALDARWRRLNDPDRACPCCGRTFGGVFDIGFEEPEDWPHAPRIDDDVTVGNDRLTAELCRIDSRHFLRAVLPLPIRGADETFHFGLWVEVSAETFHEYVATFDTPRPFANEGLTANTLPGFEDETGTAVTLTASDASQRPVATATDGPLAEAQAQGIGFDDLLDIYAASGNDIRPHLTA
- a CDS encoding adenosylcobinamide-GDP ribazoletransferase — protein: MKDTLRLEAELFRLALGEVTRLVPPAGGDVSEDLLVRSVKYHPVIGALVGCAGAAVLWLAAQVLPEAAAVLVAVVAVLLLSGVRDEMGLSVAVEALAGETGRDAVLARMARGGGPRGALAVGLTLALKVVLLVSFTPGVAAVALIAGMGLGRMAAVHTAASTVSARRRGMEVLLPGVTPDGYRVALAGTILAVLALEFVAGAWAGVAAAIGAIALGQAFRIFALRRLGGRTTEILGGAALLGELGTYLGLAVVL
- a CDS encoding paraquat-inducible protein A; amino-acid sequence: MRYVNLAFLVLYPLSWFAPLLRAGLLPLFGMSEISVISGLRSLWQTDIFLALVVTLFALVAPMLKTLGLALLQFDVLDRRALPALNLLGKFAMADIFLIALYVTLAKGLGVGRVETAWGLYFFTALILGSIVLGALEARRTQGA